One window of Methanogenium organophilum genomic DNA carries:
- a CDS encoding V-type ATP synthase subunit D, which translates to MALKDVKPTRSELINLKRRVKLSERGYNILKMKRDGLILEFFKVLEEAKGSRDAVGDKYERAQQMIALANTIEGAIGVKAAAMSVREKPQLTLKQKNIMGVVVPEIESSKVQKNLAERGYGVLGTSAVIDETASAFEELVDEIIRAAEIETTMKRLLNEIESTKRRVNALEFKVIPELKEASAFIKMRLDEMERDELVRLKKIKAKSKA; encoded by the coding sequence ATGGCGCTGAAAGATGTGAAACCAACACGGTCCGAGCTTATTAACCTCAAGAGAAGGGTCAAGCTCTCGGAGCGTGGATATAACATCCTTAAAATGAAGCGCGACGGGCTGATCCTTGAGTTCTTCAAGGTGCTGGAAGAGGCGAAGGGAAGCCGGGACGCTGTCGGCGATAAGTACGAGCGTGCCCAGCAGATGATCGCCCTTGCAAACACTATTGAGGGAGCAATCGGGGTCAAAGCGGCGGCAATGTCTGTCCGCGAGAAACCCCAGCTCACCTTGAAACAGAAGAACATCATGGGCGTTGTGGTCCCTGAGATCGAGTCGTCCAAGGTCCAGAAGAACCTTGCCGAGCGCGGCTATGGCGTGCTCGGGACATCCGCAGTCATTGATGAGACTGCGAGTGCCTTTGAGGAACTGGTCGACGAGATCATTCGGGCCGCTGAGATTGAGACGACGATGAAGCGTCTCTTAAACGAAATCGAGAGCACGAAACGCCGTGTCAACGCACTTGAGTTCAAGGTTATTCCGGAGCTCAAGGAAGCCTCTGCATTCATCAAAATGCGGCTTGACGAAATGGAACGGGACGAACTCGTTCGCCTGAAGAAGATCAAGGCGAAGAGTAAGGCCTGA
- a CDS encoding V-type ATP synthase subunit C has protein sequence MSSVSTTGPAPYIYSSTRMRVRKSKLIGHDEYMRMLNMSLPEITRAIEETEYKAEIDELASSFSGLDLIEVALSWNLAKEFQNVLGIMPGVIKKFTASYLQHWDIYNVLTILRGKTQGVRPGKIKEVLIPAGSLDRVVLDRLLAEDSPERIVEALSSWSLYPVLEREFPAAMEKGTFGDLENELFKEFYRYVFKQTASGVRGGKPFRDYLRLEIDLMNIKTVIRLYKGGVRQDVRELMVTGGSFSVDELVRLAASESIEEILEGIKKRYPEGPIGELMDAADKSMPLHEMENALTRVMLDQMDRISKRYPFSICPTLVYLKRKRYEVANLRAIARGKESGLPGETIAEFLVV, from the coding sequence ATGAGTTCAGTTAGCACAACTGGCCCTGCTCCCTACATCTACTCGAGCACCCGTATGCGTGTGCGCAAATCAAAGCTGATCGGCCACGACGAATACATGCGGATGCTCAATATGAGCCTGCCCGAGATCACCCGTGCTATCGAGGAGACGGAGTACAAGGCAGAGATTGATGAGCTTGCCTCATCGTTCTCCGGTCTGGACCTCATTGAGGTGGCACTCTCCTGGAATCTTGCAAAAGAGTTCCAGAATGTCCTCGGTATCATGCCCGGCGTGATCAAGAAGTTCACGGCAAGTTACCTGCAGCACTGGGATATCTATAATGTCCTCACGATCCTTCGCGGAAAGACCCAGGGGGTCCGTCCGGGGAAGATCAAAGAGGTCCTTATCCCTGCAGGCAGTCTTGACCGTGTCGTTCTCGACCGTCTCCTCGCAGAGGATTCCCCCGAGCGTATTGTAGAGGCCCTCTCTTCGTGGTCCCTCTACCCGGTTCTCGAGCGTGAATTCCCTGCCGCAATGGAGAAGGGTACATTTGGCGATCTCGAAAATGAGCTTTTCAAGGAGTTCTACCGCTATGTCTTCAAGCAGACGGCAAGCGGTGTCCGGGGCGGTAAGCCGTTCCGCGACTATCTGAGGCTTGAAATCGATCTCATGAACATCAAGACCGTGATTCGCCTCTACAAGGGCGGTGTCCGGCAGGATGTCCGTGAGCTGATGGTCACAGGCGGCAGTTTCTCTGTTGATGAACTGGTGCGCCTTGCCGCTTCAGAGAGTATCGAGGAGATCCTTGAAGGTATCAAGAAGCGGTATCCCGAAGGCCCCATCGGTGAGCTGATGGACGCGGCTGACAAGTCGATGCCGCTTCATGAGATGGAGAATGCACTCACACGGGTGATGCTCGACCAGATGGACCGCATCTCAAAGAGATATCCGTTCTCCATCTGCCCGACACTTGTCTACCTGAAGCGCAAGCGCTATGAGGTTGCAAACCTCCGGGCGATTGCCCGTGGCAAGGAATCCGGGCTTCCCGGAGAGACGATTGCCGAGTTCCTGGTGGTGTAG
- a CDS encoding V-type ATP synthase subunit E family protein, which translates to MALDAVVGEIRDKGIRESEAIKSEAKAEVDAILAEAQEKVIAIKTAAEEEANRQQGYIMAQEVAAANLSVKRETLNAQKDVLDEVYNRVVADIAALPDEFHRKAIRELCKAAAKELGEGVYYCNERDVRAVEDALSSLKTLSGFSLAGTKDITGGIIAESADGALQLDYSYSTYVSEVWESGLKDASDILFG; encoded by the coding sequence ATGGCATTGGATGCTGTAGTCGGTGAGATCAGGGACAAGGGCATCAGGGAGTCCGAAGCAATAAAGAGCGAAGCCAAGGCAGAAGTTGACGCAATCCTTGCAGAGGCACAGGAGAAGGTCATCGCTATCAAGACGGCAGCAGAGGAGGAAGCGAACCGCCAGCAGGGCTATATCATGGCCCAGGAGGTCGCCGCCGCCAATCTGTCCGTGAAGCGTGAAACTCTCAATGCCCAGAAGGATGTCCTCGACGAGGTTTACAACCGGGTTGTCGCAGATATTGCGGCACTGCCGGATGAATTCCACCGGAAGGCCATCCGCGAACTCTGTAAGGCAGCGGCAAAGGAGCTTGGCGAAGGTGTCTACTACTGCAACGAACGTGATGTTCGTGCAGTCGAGGACGCGCTCTCGAGCCTGAAGACCCTGTCCGGGTTCTCACTGGCAGGAACAAAAGACATCACCGGCGGTATCATCGCAGAGAGTGCTGACGGAGCGCTGCAGCTTGACTACAGTTACTCCACCTACGTCTCTGAAGTATGGGAATCCGGATTAAAGGATGCATCAGATATCCTGTTTGGGTAG
- a CDS encoding ORC-CDC6 family AAA ATPase produces the protein MMTNEWHPLKNEYVGVEIDGYTLESEIRRELLGVVYRAYNKTENIYVLCKLIPKDLLKNDCNSKIKINARKLEGISQILYYNDPIEIKLENKSIICVFSQYLEGKSLLEYVSGNNKNITIPFIKLFADQMLQLFVAIEKIGINSHGFLNGNNILILHDPFTINPDIPTLKVTDFDFKLGHLDNLVLKDDYSQFALICQSLLEVIDYSILDGKDRYFYDVFIEDFLTKKVLETDPTVEGDYVRKPLKLLSLLYHIPEKYKEKNISTMQKLTDPFDYLRCEDIGDSFELLQLLYSKNFPIYSSLLSKNNTVLTGPRGCGKTTIFRNISLKTQILGNKVKKLDDFSDDYIGIYYHCNDLYFAFPYLNGYIADDERRGIIHYFNLSIFSEILDLLNVAKDIEGFELDQNTIYTLQKLFSKYVSSYTVPPCGTNVIEHLIAFVLGEKVILRQWFGDNKNNQPDLLPMDFLKNVCKLLQNEIHWMKGRVIYFFLDDYSSPSISIDLQETLHDFIFFPSAGSEYFFKVSTESFISFHPYNSKKKLLEEGREYLTVDFGDIFLGNEEAGKDFLYEVVNNRLKNSEIHEKYHNIEQILGDSPLKIYVHMAEQIREGKHEIYSGHQVIMGLCSGDVAQILSLIKRIFESNGGLKAFMTPDVKLPIDAAKQNKVVKEMGNEFLDKIEMVPDIGQDLREVTEAFGNVAHWYLVHKDSKNQTKSPPWQAYRIEMRERPTLDEKSQKIYDGLLRYSIFIKDSRGKSQRGVVAPRLYLRKLLIPTFRLSPSKRDNIGLDTEELNLLLNNPSEFESYMESDRCKKGIGSNKLSKYL, from the coding sequence ATGATGACAAATGAGTGGCATCCCTTAAAAAATGAATATGTGGGGGTAGAAATTGATGGATATACCCTTGAAAGTGAGATTCGAAGAGAATTGTTAGGAGTTGTATATAGGGCATATAACAAAACTGAAAATATTTACGTACTGTGTAAATTGATCCCCAAAGACTTATTAAAAAACGATTGTAATTCCAAAATAAAAATAAATGCCCGAAAATTAGAAGGAATCTCTCAAATATTATATTATAATGATCCAATAGAAATAAAGTTAGAAAATAAATCTATAATTTGTGTATTTTCTCAATACCTTGAAGGCAAATCTCTTTTGGAATATGTCAGTGGCAATAATAAAAATATTACGATACCATTTATAAAATTGTTTGCTGACCAGATGTTACAATTATTTGTTGCAATAGAAAAAATTGGGATAAATAGTCATGGTTTCTTGAATGGAAACAATATTTTAATATTACATGATCCATTTACGATTAATCCGGATATTCCCACACTTAAAGTAACTGATTTTGATTTTAAATTGGGACACCTAGATAATTTAGTCTTAAAGGATGATTATAGCCAATTTGCCTTGATTTGCCAATCGCTACTTGAAGTTATTGACTACTCCATATTGGATGGGAAAGACAGATATTTTTATGATGTCTTTATTGAGGATTTTCTCACAAAAAAAGTATTAGAAACAGATCCTACTGTTGAAGGTGACTATGTCCGGAAACCTTTGAAATTACTTTCACTTCTTTACCATATTCCTGAAAAATATAAAGAAAAAAATATCTCAACGATGCAAAAACTTACGGATCCTTTTGATTATTTAAGGTGCGAAGATATTGGTGATTCTTTTGAACTTTTGCAGTTATTATATTCAAAAAATTTCCCAATCTATTCATCTCTTCTTTCAAAAAATAATACCGTTTTGACTGGTCCGAGGGGTTGTGGAAAAACAACAATATTTAGAAATATTAGCCTAAAAACACAAATTTTAGGAAATAAAGTGAAAAAATTAGATGATTTTTCAGATGATTATATCGGTATTTATTACCATTGCAATGATTTATATTTTGCATTTCCATATTTGAATGGTTATATTGCAGATGATGAAAGAAGGGGTATTATTCATTATTTTAATTTATCAATTTTTTCTGAGATTTTAGATCTACTTAATGTCGCAAAGGATATTGAGGGATTTGAATTAGATCAAAATACAATATATACATTGCAAAAATTGTTCTCGAAATATGTTTCTTCATATACAGTCCCTCCCTGCGGAACAAATGTAATTGAACATTTAATCGCCTTTGTTTTAGGAGAAAAAGTAATATTAAGACAATGGTTTGGTGATAATAAAAATAACCAACCAGATCTATTACCAATGGATTTTTTAAAAAATGTATGTAAACTTTTACAGAATGAAATCCATTGGATGAAGGGGCGGGTTATTTATTTCTTTTTAGATGATTATTCTTCACCCAGCATTTCAATAGATTTGCAAGAAACATTGCATGATTTCATCTTTTTCCCAAGCGCAGGCTCAGAATATTTCTTTAAAGTGTCAACAGAGAGTTTCATATCTTTCCATCCATATAACTCAAAAAAGAAATTATTGGAAGAAGGTCGAGAGTATCTGACAGTTGATTTTGGAGATATATTCCTTGGTAATGAGGAAGCTGGAAAAGATTTCTTATATGAAGTTGTTAATAACCGATTAAAAAATTCTGAGATCCACGAGAAATATCACAATATTGAACAGATATTAGGAGATAGCCCTCTGAAAATATATGTCCATATGGCAGAACAAATTAGAGAAGGAAAACATGAAATTTATTCTGGGCATCAAGTAATTATGGGATTATGCTCGGGTGATGTTGCTCAAATTTTATCGCTAATTAAACGTATTTTTGAATCAAATGGGGGATTAAAAGCTTTTATGACTCCAGATGTTAAATTGCCAATCGATGCAGCAAAACAAAATAAAGTAGTTAAAGAAATGGGTAATGAATTTTTAGATAAAATTGAAATGGTTCCAGATATTGGGCAAGATTTAAGAGAAGTTACTGAGGCCTTTGGTAATGTTGCACATTGGTACTTAGTTCATAAGGATTCTAAAAATCAAACAAAAAGCCCTCCTTGGCAAGCATATAGAATAGAGATGCGTGAACGTCCTACCCTAGACGAAAAGTCTCAAAAAATATATGATGGGCTTTTACGTTACTCGATTTTTATTAAGGATTCTAGGGGGAAAAGCCAACGGGGTGTTGTTGCGCCGAGGCTCTATTTGAGAAAATTGTTGATTCCCACATTTAGATTATCACCGTCTAAAAGAGATAATATTGGCCTCGATACTGAAGAATTAAATCTTTTGTTAAATAATCCAAGTGAGTTTGAATCATATATGGAAAGTGATAGATGCAAAAAAGGGATTGGCAGTAATAAGTTGAGTAAATATCTATGA
- a CDS encoding V-type ATP synthase subunit F encodes MEIAVVGNSDFILGFRLAGVEKTVAAEDDASFTDAVTRLMADETVAILVIRGSDMGRLPERLQAELGESVRPTVVSIGGEVGGVSMREKIKRAVGVDLWK; translated from the coding sequence ATGGAGATAGCAGTAGTCGGAAACAGCGATTTCATTCTTGGGTTCAGGCTCGCGGGCGTTGAAAAGACCGTGGCCGCCGAGGATGACGCTTCATTCACGGATGCCGTTACCCGGCTGATGGCAGATGAGACAGTGGCAATACTGGTCATCCGCGGCAGCGATATGGGACGCCTTCCCGAGCGCCTGCAGGCAGAGCTTGGCGAGTCTGTCAGGCCGACCGTCGTGTCAATCGGCGGAGAGGTCGGCGGGGTGTCGATGCGTGAGAAAATTAAGAGAGCAGTGGGTGTAGATTTGTGGAAGTGA
- a CDS encoding ATP synthase subunit A, with the protein MEVKGNSNGILKRISGPVVTAVGLEAHMYDVVQVGDEQLMGEVIRIEGDKTIIQVYENTSGIRPGEPVSNTGLSLAVELGPGLLTSIYDGIQRPLEVLVDKMGNFIERGVSAPGLSHEKLWEFVPTVKKGDTVGPGAVIGEVQETNILTKIMVPPNFKGGVVTEIKSGEYTIDEVVCTLDNGEEIKMMQVWPVRVPRPVTEKKNPDIPLVTGQRILDGLFPIAKGGTAAIPGPFGSGKTVTQQALAKWSDAQIVVYIGCGERGNEMTEVLTEFPELEDPKSGKPLMERTVLIANTSNMPVAAREASVYTGITIAEYFRDMGFDVSLMADSTSRWAEAMREISSRLEEMPGEEGYPAYLAARLSEFYERAGRVDTLNMESGSVTVIGAVSPPGGDFSEPVTQNTLRIVKCFWALDAKLSQRRHFPAINWLNSYSLYLDTLSGWYDENVSPEWNGLRVWAMEVLQKEAELQEIVQLVGSDALPDEEQVTIEIARMLREIFLQQNAFDPVDTYCSTEKQYDIMKSIKIYADLAYGAQKLGVPPAKVITITSKNDLPQIKFTKDYKADIAKINTAMEAEVAKLKEAYQR; encoded by the coding sequence GTGGAAGTGAAAGGAAATTCAAACGGAATACTTAAGCGCATCTCCGGGCCGGTTGTCACCGCAGTCGGTCTTGAGGCACACATGTATGATGTGGTGCAGGTCGGAGACGAGCAGCTTATGGGCGAGGTCATCAGGATTGAGGGCGACAAAACCATCATCCAGGTGTACGAGAACACCTCAGGTATCAGACCAGGTGAACCTGTCTCGAACACCGGCCTCTCTCTCGCTGTCGAGCTCGGACCGGGCCTTCTGACAAGTATTTATGATGGTATCCAGCGTCCGCTGGAGGTCCTTGTTGACAAGATGGGCAACTTCATTGAGCGTGGTGTGTCAGCACCAGGTCTCTCACATGAGAAGCTCTGGGAATTTGTCCCTACCGTCAAGAAGGGCGACACCGTTGGGCCGGGTGCGGTCATCGGTGAAGTACAGGAGACAAACATTCTCACCAAGATCATGGTACCCCCGAACTTCAAGGGCGGTGTGGTAACTGAGATCAAGTCCGGTGAGTACACCATTGATGAAGTGGTCTGTACCCTCGACAATGGTGAAGAGATTAAGATGATGCAGGTCTGGCCTGTGCGTGTGCCCCGTCCGGTTACGGAAAAGAAGAACCCGGACATTCCACTCGTTACCGGTCAGCGTATCCTCGACGGTCTCTTCCCGATTGCAAAGGGCGGTACCGCCGCAATTCCGGGTCCGTTCGGATCAGGAAAGACGGTTACCCAGCAGGCACTGGCAAAGTGGTCTGACGCACAGATTGTGGTCTACATCGGCTGCGGTGAACGTGGCAACGAGATGACCGAAGTTCTGACCGAGTTCCCTGAGCTTGAGGACCCGAAGTCCGGAAAGCCTCTGATGGAGAGAACGGTGCTGATTGCAAACACGTCCAACATGCCTGTTGCCGCACGTGAAGCAAGTGTATACACCGGTATCACCATCGCAGAGTACTTCCGTGATATGGGATTCGATGTCTCACTGATGGCAGACTCAACCTCACGCTGGGCAGAAGCAATGCGTGAAATTTCTTCCCGTCTTGAAGAGATGCCCGGTGAAGAGGGATACCCTGCATACCTTGCAGCCCGTCTCTCCGAGTTCTATGAGCGTGCCGGTCGTGTCGATACCCTCAACATGGAGTCCGGATCTGTTACCGTTATCGGTGCGGTTTCCCCGCCCGGTGGTGACTTCTCAGAACCGGTTACACAGAACACGCTGCGTATCGTGAAGTGTTTCTGGGCACTGGACGCAAAGCTGTCCCAGCGCCGTCACTTCCCGGCAATCAACTGGCTGAACTCATACTCACTCTACCTGGACACCCTGTCCGGATGGTATGATGAGAATGTGTCGCCGGAGTGGAACGGTCTGCGTGTCTGGGCGATGGAAGTCCTCCAGAAGGAAGCAGAACTCCAGGAGATTGTGCAGCTCGTCGGTTCAGACGCACTGCCTGACGAAGAGCAGGTCACGATTGAAATCGCACGTATGCTTCGTGAGATCTTCCTGCAGCAGAACGCATTCGACCCGGTGGACACCTACTGTTCGACTGAAAAGCAGTACGACATCATGAAGTCCATCAAGATCTACGCAGATCTCGCATACGGCGCCCAGAAGCTTGGCGTGCCGCCTGCAAAGGTCATCACGATCACGTCGAAGAACGACCTGCCGCAGATCAAGTTCACGAAGGACTACAAGGCTGACATCGCCAAGATTAACACGGCGATGGAAGCTGAAGTGGCGAAACTCAAGGAGGCATACCAGAGATGA
- a CDS encoding DNA methyltransferase, producing MITDQNNFGLNPIEWSGYTQNQDCNIHQISPYIGKIKPAFAKKLVQTFSKPKDTILDPFSGSGTIPLESWILGRNVVSCDINPYAYTLTCAKLHPYKSLEEALEKTWDYLSSMKILSNNTSLSNIPDWVKDFYHPDTLKECIAFNTLLRTSNEYFIRANLLGIIHHQRPGFLSYPASHMVPYLRTKKFPKDQFPELYEYRDLESRIIKKIVRSYRKFPELDFSLNRACLLESAQKINLEDESIDAVITSPPYMNALDYARDNRLRLWFLGISQFKEIDQSNPRNIGEFKILMKDALSNLYPAIKKNGYFVFVVGNVKRTKHSYSTAQALVEVTDQIGNLEICDAVEDIVPDIRRVRKECNCTKKEWIVVIRKVR from the coding sequence ATGATTACTGATCAGAATAATTTTGGGTTAAATCCGATTGAATGGTCAGGATATACACAAAATCAAGATTGTAATATCCATCAAATCTCACCTTACATTGGTAAGATTAAACCAGCTTTTGCAAAAAAATTGGTTCAAACCTTCTCGAAACCAAAGGATACGATTTTGGATCCGTTTTCAGGATCTGGAACTATCCCTTTAGAAAGCTGGATTTTGGGCAGAAATGTTGTTTCTTGTGATATAAATCCATACGCCTATACATTAACATGTGCAAAATTGCATCCATATAAATCACTTGAAGAGGCTTTAGAAAAAACATGGGATTATTTATCGTCGATGAAAATACTCTCAAATAATACTTCGTTATCTAATATTCCTGATTGGGTGAAAGATTTCTATCATCCAGACACACTGAAGGAATGCATCGCCTTTAACACGTTATTGCGAACATCAAATGAATATTTTATAAGGGCGAATCTTCTTGGCATTATCCATCATCAACGACCTGGGTTCCTTTCTTACCCTGCAAGTCATATGGTTCCATATCTGCGTACAAAAAAATTTCCAAAAGATCAATTCCCTGAATTATATGAATATAGGGATCTTGAATCAAGGATTATTAAGAAAATTGTTCGATCATATCGTAAATTTCCCGAACTGGATTTTTCATTAAATAGAGCTTGTTTATTAGAATCTGCTCAAAAAATTAACTTGGAAGATGAATCTATCGATGCCGTGATAACAAGCCCCCCATATATGAACGCATTAGATTATGCACGAGATAATCGTCTAAGATTATGGTTTTTAGGTATTAGTCAATTTAAAGAAATCGATCAATCCAATCCACGAAATATTGGAGAATTTAAAATTTTAATGAAGGATGCTCTGAGTAATCTTTATCCAGCAATTAAAAAAAATGGATATTTTGTATTTGTTGTTGGGAATGTGAAAAGGACGAAGCATTCATACAGCACTGCACAAGCGTTAGTAGAAGTAACAGATCAAATTGGAAACTTGGAAATTTGTGATGCCGTTGAAGATATAGTTCCAGACATTCGTAGGGTTCGGAAGGAATGTAATTGTACAAAAAAAGAATGGATTGTGGTAATTCGGAAGGTAAGATGA
- a CDS encoding ATPase — MVVETMTIEVAEASAVGFKAIGAGLAVGLAGMGTGLAQLGIGGAAVGATAENKEMFGLALLFTVIPETVVIFGLVIALLLLF, encoded by the coding sequence ATGGTAGTTGAAACTATGACCATCGAAGTAGCAGAAGCATCGGCAGTTGGATTCAAGGCAATTGGTGCAGGTCTCGCAGTAGGCCTTGCCGGTATGGGTACCGGTCTTGCACAGCTTGGTATTGGTGGTGCAGCAGTCGGAGCAACCGCAGAGAATAAAGAGATGTTCGGTCTCGCACTGCTCTTTACGGTTATCCCTGAGACAGTCGTTATCTTCGGTCTTGTTATCGCACTCCTGCTCTTATTCTGA
- a CDS encoding V-type ATP synthase subunit B yields MKEYRTINKIAGPLVFVEKTEPVGYEELVNIVQSDGTVKRGQVLDSSDEFVVVQVFESTAGIGKDSGVRFTGETIKMPVGRDMLGRILSGAGKPKDGGPEIVPEKRLDIGGAAINPYARQSPADFIQTGISTIDATNTLVRGQKLPIFSGSGLPHNEIALQIARQARVPGSTEEFAVVFAAMGITKEEENQFMADFERTGALEHAVVFLNLADDPAVERIITPRLALTTAEYLAFELGYHVLVILTDMTNYCEALRQIGAAREEVPGRRGYPGYMYTDLASLYERAGLIKGEKGSVTQLSILTMPGDDITHPIPDLSGYITEGQIVVNRELHRKGIYPPINVLPSLSRLMNAGIGEGKTRDDHKKVSDQMYAGYAEGQDLRGLVAIVGKDALSERDQLLLEFADHFENRFVRQGHDENRTIEDSLDLGWELLSTLPEELLVRIDRDLIQKYHPKYRKQGA; encoded by the coding sequence ATGAAAGAATACCGCACGATCAACAAGATCGCAGGCCCGCTTGTCTTTGTCGAGAAGACCGAGCCGGTCGGGTACGAAGAGCTCGTGAACATTGTCCAGTCAGATGGTACAGTGAAGCGTGGTCAGGTACTCGATTCGTCTGACGAATTCGTGGTTGTTCAGGTCTTCGAGTCTACTGCCGGTATCGGTAAGGACTCTGGTGTCCGCTTCACCGGCGAGACCATCAAGATGCCTGTCGGCCGTGACATGCTCGGACGTATCCTTTCCGGTGCAGGTAAGCCAAAGGACGGCGGCCCGGAGATTGTTCCGGAGAAGCGCCTCGACATCGGCGGTGCGGCAATTAACCCGTACGCACGCCAGTCACCTGCGGATTTCATCCAGACCGGTATCTCCACGATTGACGCGACCAACACGCTGGTGCGCGGCCAGAAGCTCCCGATCTTCTCGGGATCCGGTCTGCCCCACAACGAAATCGCTCTGCAGATTGCCCGTCAGGCACGTGTGCCCGGCTCAACTGAAGAGTTTGCGGTGGTATTCGCTGCAATGGGTATCACGAAGGAAGAAGAGAACCAGTTCATGGCTGACTTCGAGCGCACCGGTGCTCTCGAACACGCTGTGGTGTTCCTGAACCTTGCAGATGACCCTGCAGTCGAGCGTATCATCACCCCGCGTCTTGCACTGACAACCGCTGAGTACCTTGCATTCGAGCTTGGCTACCATGTGCTTGTTATCCTCACCGATATGACCAATTATTGTGAGGCTCTCCGTCAGATCGGAGCGGCCCGTGAGGAAGTGCCCGGACGTCGTGGATATCCGGGTTACATGTATACCGATCTTGCATCGCTCTATGAGCGTGCCGGTCTTATTAAGGGCGAGAAGGGGTCTGTGACCCAGCTCTCCATCCTGACGATGCCCGGTGACGATATCACCCACCCGATTCCTGACCTGTCCGGATATATTACGGAAGGCCAGATTGTGGTTAACCGTGAACTCCACCGCAAGGGTATCTACCCGCCAATCAACGTTCTTCCGTCCCTCTCACGGCTGATGAACGCCGGTATCGGCGAAGGGAAGACCCGTGACGACCACAAGAAGGTATCTGACCAGATGTATGCAGGCTATGCGGAAGGACAGGATCTCCGTGGACTTGTGGCGATTGTCGGTAAGGATGCGTTATCAGAACGTGACCAGCTGCTCCTTGAGTTCGCTGACCACTTCGAGAACCGCTTTGTCCGCCAGGGCCATGACGAGAACCGGACGATTGAGGACTCACTCGACCTTGGATGGGAACTCCTGTCCACGCTGCCGGAAGAGCTCCTGGTCCGTATCGACCGCGACCTGATTCAGAAATACCACCCGAAGTACCGCAAACAGGGGGCATAA
- a CDS encoding type II toxin-antitoxin system HicB family antitoxin translates to MTQFSVIVEKDEDGYYAHVPALQGCYAQGDTYEEAIENIKDVTKLHLEDLTESG, encoded by the coding sequence ATGACTCAGTTCAGTGTCATCGTTGAAAAAGACGAAGACGGCTATTATGCTCATGTGCCCGCACTTCAAGGGTGTTATGCTCAGGGTGACACCTATGAAGAAGCCATTGAAAATATCAAAGATGTAACAAAATTGCATCTCGAAGATTTGACTGAATCAGGATAG